In a single window of the Novosphingobium sp. IK01 genome:
- a CDS encoding TraB/GumN family protein has protein sequence MFKLSLPRTLSRNLCALMAACLLVACHKPAPAPLPARVALWEISDTSGPRGWMLGTVHALPAGLAWRRPAIDHALAASDRLVLEIAQPLDGNVAGVALARLAYTPGLPPPSRRVAMKYRDALAKAYKTLHLTDAQFENEESWAVALQIAAIGGQKDGMDPASGVEPQLRKLIGDKPVEGLETLDGQFGIFDSLPPRAQQTLLEQIAVETADERDDDADMVKLWLRGDDLGIARESQTGFLADPQLHQALLTGRNAAWAGKIDAMLKDGATPFIAVGAAHVSGSDGLPTLLQSKGWQVRRIQ, from the coding sequence ATGTTCAAACTTTCCCTCCCCCGCACGCTTTCGCGCAATTTGTGCGCCCTGATGGCCGCCTGCCTGCTGGTGGCCTGCCACAAGCCCGCCCCCGCCCCGCTGCCTGCGCGCGTGGCGCTCTGGGAAATTTCGGATACCTCGGGCCCGCGCGGATGGATGCTGGGCACCGTCCATGCCCTGCCCGCTGGCCTGGCCTGGCGCCGCCCGGCCATCGACCACGCACTGGCGGCATCGGACCGCCTCGTGCTCGAAATCGCCCAGCCGCTCGATGGCAATGTGGCGGGCGTGGCGCTGGCGCGGCTGGCCTATACCCCCGGCCTGCCCCCGCCCTCCCGGCGCGTGGCGATGAAGTACCGCGACGCGCTGGCCAAGGCCTACAAGACCCTCCACCTCACCGACGCGCAGTTCGAGAACGAGGAATCCTGGGCCGTCGCCCTCCAGATCGCGGCCATCGGCGGCCAGAAGGACGGCATGGACCCGGCGAGCGGGGTCGAGCCGCAATTGCGCAAGCTGATCGGCGACAAGCCGGTCGAAGGCCTCGAAACGCTCGACGGACAGTTCGGCATCTTCGATTCGCTCCCGCCCCGCGCCCAGCAGACCCTGCTCGAACAGATCGCGGTCGAAACCGCCGACGAACGCGACGACGACGCCGACATGGTCAAGCTCTGGCTGCGCGGCGACGATCTGGGCATCGCGCGCGAAAGCCAGACCGGTTTCCTCGCCGACCCCCAACTCCATCAGGCCCTGCTGACAGGGCGCAACGCGGCCTGGGCGGGCAAGATCGATGCGATGCTCAAGGACGGAGCCACCCCGTTCATCGCGGTGGGCGCAGCCCACGTCTCGGGCAGCGACGGGTTGCCCACCCTGCTCCAGAGCAAGGGCTGGCAGGTGCGGCGCATACAGTAG
- a CDS encoding glycine--tRNA ligase subunit alpha, giving the protein MADTVSKPLSLQDMILRLHAYWSEKGCLVLQPYDMRVGAGTFHPATTLRSLGPEPWNAAYVQPSRRPTDGRYGENPNRLQHYYQYQVIMKPSPADMQDLYLNSLFAIGIDPLQHDIRFVEDDWESPTLGAWGLGWEVWCDGMEVTQFTYFQQMGGYDCKPVAGELTYGLERLAMYIQGVDNVYDLAYNSHGVTYGQVFLENERQMSKWNFEIANTDALFDLFRKATEECQNCLEAKLPIPAYEQAIEASHVFNLLQARGVISVQERASYMGRVRDLARGSAEAYMEKFKDEWAQKYPGWSA; this is encoded by the coding sequence ATGGCCGACACTGTATCAAAGCCGCTCAGCTTGCAGGACATGATCCTGCGTCTCCATGCCTATTGGAGCGAGAAGGGGTGCCTCGTGCTCCAGCCCTACGACATGCGCGTGGGTGCCGGTACGTTCCACCCGGCCACGACCTTGCGGTCGCTCGGTCCCGAGCCGTGGAATGCGGCCTATGTGCAGCCCAGCCGTCGCCCGACCGATGGTCGCTATGGCGAAAACCCCAATCGCCTCCAGCACTACTACCAGTATCAGGTCATCATGAAGCCGAGCCCGGCGGACATGCAGGACCTCTATCTCAACAGCCTGTTCGCCATCGGCATCGACCCGTTGCAGCACGACATCCGCTTCGTGGAAGACGACTGGGAATCGCCGACGCTGGGCGCCTGGGGTCTGGGCTGGGAAGTCTGGTGCGACGGCATGGAGGTGACGCAGTTCACCTATTTCCAGCAGATGGGCGGCTATGACTGCAAGCCGGTCGCGGGCGAGCTGACCTATGGCCTCGAACGTCTGGCGATGTACATCCAGGGCGTCGATAACGTCTACGATCTGGCCTACAACAGCCATGGCGTGACCTATGGGCAGGTCTTCCTCGAAAACGAGCGGCAGATGTCGAAGTGGAACTTCGAGATCGCCAATACCGATGCCTTGTTCGACCTGTTCCGCAAGGCGACCGAGGAATGCCAGAACTGCCTTGAGGCCAAGCTGCCGATCCCGGCCTATGAGCAGGCGATCGAGGCCAGCCACGTCTTCAACCTGCTTCAGGCCCGCGGGGTGATCTCGGTTCAGGAGCGCGCGAGTTACATGGGCCGCGTGCGCGATCTCGCGCGCGGGTCCGCCGAAGCCTACATGGAAAAGTTCAAGGACGAATGGGCGCAGAAGTATCCGGGGTGGAGCGCATGA
- the ppdK gene encoding pyruvate, phosphate dikinase, whose amino-acid sequence MSAYVFHFGGGARNDNPRAKDKTITGGKGSNLAEMAGIGLPVPPGFTISTEVCAQYNTAGKVFDADIKAGVAAGLVHIETATGRVFGDAANPLLVSVRSGARVSMPGMMDTVLNLGLNDVTVEGLSEGSGDARFAWDSYRRFIQMYSDVVLGVDHHRFEDALEIAKEDNGYFADVEMTADNWRKLVGEYKAIVAEELGRPFPQDVHEQLWGAIGAVFDSWESERAKVYRKLNDIPADWGTAVNVQAMVFGNMGDTSATGVAFTRDPATGEKAYYGEWLVNAQGEDVVAGIRTPQYLTKFARERAGAKPLSMEEAMPEAYAELASVFELLEKHYKDMQDIEFTVEKNKLWMLQTRSGKRTAKAALKMAVDMVGEGLIDEATAIARIDPMALDQLLHPTLDPKAPRDVLTKGLPASPGAASGVVVFDADTAERRAEMGEAVILVRVETSPEDIHGMHAAKGILTARGGMTSHAAVVARGMGRPCVSGASALSIDMAKRTAKIGNRDVVEGDIITLDGSNGDIMWGEVPMVEPELVGDFATLMAWADKHRRMKVRTNAETPLDCQVARQFGAEGIGLCRTEHMFFDAGRISAVRQMILAEDEAGRRAALAKLLPEQRADFIAIFDVMAGLPVTIRLLDPPLHEFLPHGDAEFEELAEATGLGVDHLKRRAGELHEFNPMLGHRGCRLGITFPEIYEMQARAIFEAAVEVATKSGEAVVPEVMVPLVATKKELQILRALIDRVAAQVFAEKGKTLHYLVGTMIELPRAALMAGEIAEEGKFFSFGTNDLTQTTLGVSRDDAARFLNPYVDQGIYPRDPFVSLDIEGVGQLVELAAERGRKTRPDIKLGICGEHGGDPASIAFCEKVGLDYVSASPYRVPIARLAAAQAALKA is encoded by the coding sequence ATGAGTGCATACGTATTCCATTTTGGCGGTGGTGCGCGAAACGACAACCCGCGAGCCAAGGACAAGACCATAACCGGCGGCAAGGGTTCGAACCTCGCTGAAATGGCCGGTATTGGTCTGCCTGTTCCTCCCGGTTTCACGATCAGCACCGAAGTCTGCGCCCAGTACAACACGGCGGGCAAGGTGTTCGACGCGGACATCAAGGCGGGCGTCGCGGCCGGTCTGGTCCACATCGAGACCGCCACGGGCCGCGTGTTCGGCGATGCGGCCAATCCGCTGCTGGTTTCGGTCCGTTCGGGCGCGCGCGTGTCGATGCCCGGCATGATGGACACCGTCCTCAACCTGGGCCTCAACGACGTGACCGTCGAAGGGCTGTCCGAAGGTTCGGGCGACGCGCGCTTTGCCTGGGACAGCTATCGTCGCTTCATCCAGATGTACTCGGACGTGGTGCTCGGCGTTGACCATCACCGCTTCGAAGACGCGCTCGAAATCGCCAAGGAAGACAACGGCTACTTTGCCGACGTCGAGATGACCGCCGACAACTGGCGCAAGCTGGTGGGCGAATACAAGGCCATCGTGGCCGAAGAACTGGGCCGTCCGTTCCCGCAGGACGTGCATGAGCAGCTCTGGGGTGCGATCGGCGCCGTGTTCGACAGCTGGGAAAGCGAACGCGCCAAGGTCTACCGCAAGCTCAACGACATCCCCGCCGACTGGGGCACCGCCGTCAACGTCCAGGCCATGGTCTTTGGCAACATGGGCGATACCTCGGCCACGGGCGTCGCCTTCACGCGCGACCCGGCCACCGGCGAGAAGGCCTATTATGGCGAATGGCTGGTCAACGCCCAGGGCGAAGACGTGGTCGCGGGCATCCGCACGCCCCAGTACCTGACCAAGTTCGCGCGCGAACGGGCCGGGGCCAAGCCGCTGTCGATGGAAGAAGCCATGCCCGAGGCCTATGCCGAGCTGGCGAGCGTGTTTGAACTGCTGGAAAAGCACTACAAGGACATGCAGGACATCGAGTTCACGGTCGAAAAGAACAAGCTGTGGATGCTCCAGACCCGTTCGGGCAAGCGCACCGCGAAGGCCGCGCTCAAGATGGCGGTCGACATGGTGGGCGAAGGCCTGATCGACGAGGCGACCGCGATTGCCCGCATCGATCCCATGGCACTTGACCAGCTGCTGCACCCCACGCTCGACCCCAAGGCCCCGCGTGACGTGCTTACCAAGGGCCTGCCGGCCTCGCCGGGCGCCGCTTCGGGTGTCGTCGTGTTCGACGCCGACACCGCCGAACGCCGCGCCGAAATGGGCGAAGCGGTCATTCTGGTCCGCGTCGAAACCTCGCCGGAAGACATCCACGGCATGCACGCGGCCAAGGGCATCCTGACCGCGCGCGGCGGCATGACCAGCCACGCGGCGGTCGTCGCCCGCGGCATGGGCCGTCCTTGCGTCTCGGGTGCCTCGGCCCTGTCGATCGACATGGCCAAGCGCACCGCCAAGATCGGCAACCGTGACGTGGTCGAAGGCGATATCATCACCCTCGATGGCTCGAACGGCGACATCATGTGGGGCGAAGTGCCCATGGTCGAACCCGAACTGGTGGGCGATTTCGCCACCCTGATGGCCTGGGCCGACAAGCACCGCCGCATGAAGGTGCGCACCAACGCCGAAACCCCGCTCGACTGCCAGGTTGCGCGCCAGTTCGGTGCCGAAGGCATCGGCCTGTGCCGTACCGAGCACATGTTCTTCGACGCGGGCCGCATCTCGGCCGTGCGCCAGATGATCCTGGCCGAAGACGAAGCCGGTCGCCGCGCGGCGCTGGCCAAGCTCCTGCCCGAACAGCGCGCCGACTTCATCGCGATCTTCGACGTCATGGCGGGCCTGCCGGTCACCATCCGTCTGCTCGATCCGCCGCTTCACGAATTCCTGCCGCATGGCGACGCGGAATTCGAGGAACTGGCCGAAGCGACCGGCCTTGGCGTCGATCACCTCAAGCGCCGTGCCGGGGAACTGCACGAATTCAACCCCATGCTCGGCCATCGCGGCTGCCGCCTGGGCATCACGTTCCCCGAAATCTACGAAATGCAGGCACGCGCCATCTTCGAGGCGGCGGTCGAAGTCGCCACGAAGTCGGGTGAGGCTGTCGTTCCCGAAGTGATGGTGCCGCTGGTTGCCACCAAGAAGGAACTCCAGATCCTGCGCGCGCTGATCGACCGCGTGGCGGCCCAGGTCTTCGCCGAAAAGGGCAAGACGCTCCACTATCTCGTGGGCACCATGATCGAGCTGCCGCGTGCAGCCCTGATGGCTGGCGAGATCGCCGAGGAAGGCAAGTTCTTCTCGTTCGGCACCAACGACCTGACGCAGACGACGCTGGGCGTGAGCCGCGACGACGCCGCGCGCTTCCTCAACCCTTATGTCGATCAGGGCATCTACCCGCGCGATCCGTTCGTGAGCCTCGACATCGAGGGCGTGGGCCAGCTGGTCGAACTGGCTGCCGAACGTGGCCGCAAGACCCGCCCCGACATCAAGCTGGGCATCTGCGGCGAACATGGTGGTGATCCGGCCTCGATCGCATTCTGCGAGAAGGTCGGCCTCGACTACGTGTCGGCCAGTCCCTACCGTGTGCCGATTGCCCGCCTCGCGGCGGCGCAGGCTGCACTCAAGGCCTGA
- the glyS gene encoding glycine--tRNA ligase subunit beta, with protein MTADFLLELRSEEIPARMQAGARADLEKLFVKELAAAGLKAGSITVWSTPRRLALIARDLPLATQAVREEVKGPRASAPPQALEGFLRKTGLSREDLTERDGVLFAVTEKPGRETAAVLAEAIPAIVRAFPWPKSQRWGAASFSPESLRWVRPLSGIIAILGQTPIDLEVGGVRSGTVTRGHRFHHHGDITITDAAMYAAALREAFVIVDHAEREALVRDKARAAAQDAGLVLVDDEGLVIENAGLTEWPVPLLGRFDEAFLDVPAETIQLTARVNQKYFICRDAGGKLANAFVCTANIAATDGGAAIVAGNQKVLAARLSDARFFWEQDKKVPLAVQAQKLGRITFHEKLGTLADKVARVADLAEWLAREGVVPGADPAQARLAAELCKADLVTDMVGEFPELQGLMGGYYARAEGLPDAVADAIRDHYKPVGQGDDVPHAPVSVCVALADKLDTLRGFFAIDEKPTGSKDPFALRRAALGVIRLITENGLRFEVAEGDLLAFFADRLKVQQREAGVRHDLIDAVFALGGESDLVRLLARVAALQAFVATEDGANLIAGYKRAANILKKEAPAAGEPALVAPAALGYEPETAEAALMAAVAAVGPQVDAALVHEDFTGAMAALALLRAPIDAFFDSVTVNDTQSEKRSNRLALLDQFRAAVHKVADFSRIEG; from the coding sequence ATGACCGCAGACTTTCTGCTCGAACTGCGCTCGGAAGAAATCCCCGCACGGATGCAGGCTGGTGCCCGTGCCGATCTGGAAAAGCTTTTCGTCAAGGAACTCGCCGCCGCAGGGCTCAAGGCCGGTTCGATCACCGTGTGGTCGACGCCGCGCCGTCTGGCGCTGATCGCGCGCGATCTTCCGCTCGCCACGCAGGCTGTGCGCGAGGAAGTGAAGGGGCCGCGCGCCTCCGCGCCGCCCCAGGCGCTCGAAGGCTTCCTGCGCAAGACGGGCCTGTCGCGTGAAGACCTCACCGAACGCGACGGCGTGCTGTTTGCCGTGACCGAGAAGCCGGGCCGTGAAACCGCCGCGGTTCTGGCCGAAGCGATCCCCGCCATCGTGCGCGCGTTCCCCTGGCCCAAGTCGCAGCGCTGGGGCGCGGCCTCGTTCAGCCCGGAATCCTTGCGGTGGGTGCGTCCGCTCTCGGGCATCATCGCTATTCTGGGCCAGACCCCGATCGACCTCGAAGTGGGGGGCGTGCGTTCGGGAACGGTCACGCGCGGCCACCGTTTTCATCATCATGGCGATATCACGATCACCGATGCGGCGATGTACGCGGCGGCCCTGCGTGAGGCTTTCGTGATCGTCGATCATGCCGAGCGCGAGGCACTGGTCCGTGACAAGGCGCGCGCTGCCGCGCAGGATGCCGGCCTCGTGCTGGTCGACGATGAAGGCTTGGTGATCGAGAATGCGGGGCTCACCGAATGGCCGGTCCCGCTGCTGGGCCGCTTCGACGAGGCCTTCCTCGACGTTCCTGCCGAGACGATCCAGCTGACCGCCCGCGTCAACCAGAAGTATTTCATCTGCCGCGATGCGGGCGGCAAGCTCGCCAATGCTTTCGTGTGCACCGCCAATATCGCGGCGACCGATGGCGGCGCGGCGATCGTAGCGGGCAACCAGAAGGTTCTGGCCGCGCGCCTGTCCGACGCCCGCTTCTTCTGGGAGCAGGACAAGAAGGTGCCGCTGGCCGTTCAGGCACAAAAGCTGGGCCGGATCACCTTCCACGAAAAGCTGGGCACGCTGGCCGACAAGGTTGCCCGCGTGGCAGACCTTGCCGAATGGCTCGCCCGCGAAGGCGTGGTGCCCGGCGCCGATCCGGCGCAGGCGCGTCTGGCCGCCGAACTGTGCAAGGCCGATCTGGTCACCGACATGGTCGGGGAATTCCCGGAATTGCAAGGCCTTATGGGCGGTTATTACGCCCGCGCCGAAGGTCTGCCCGATGCCGTCGCCGATGCGATCCGCGATCACTACAAGCCGGTCGGCCAGGGCGACGACGTGCCTCACGCGCCGGTTTCGGTCTGTGTGGCGCTGGCCGACAAGCTCGATACCCTGCGTGGCTTCTTCGCCATCGATGAAAAGCCCACCGGCTCGAAGGACCCCTTCGCGCTGCGTCGTGCGGCGCTGGGCGTCATTCGCCTGATCACCGAGAACGGGTTGCGTTTCGAGGTGGCCGAGGGCGATCTGTTGGCTTTCTTTGCCGACCGTCTGAAGGTGCAGCAGCGCGAGGCGGGCGTGCGCCACGACCTGATCGACGCGGTCTTTGCGCTGGGGGGTGAGAGCGATCTCGTGCGCCTGCTGGCCCGTGTCGCCGCGCTTCAGGCTTTCGTTGCTACGGAAGACGGCGCCAACCTGATCGCGGGCTACAAGCGTGCGGCCAATATCCTCAAGAAGGAAGCGCCTGCTGCCGGCGAACCGGCGCTGGTTGCTCCTGCCGCGCTCGGCTACGAGCCTGAAACGGCTGAAGCGGCGCTGATGGCGGCAGTCGCTGCTGTCGGCCCGCAAGTCGATGCGGCGCTTGTCCATGAAGACTTTACTGGCGCGATGGCGGCACTTGCCTTGTTGCGCGCGCCGATCGATGCGTTTTTCGACAGCGTTACGGTTAACGACACGCAGTCTGAAAAACGAAGCAATCGCTTGGCACTGCTTGACCAATTCCGTGCTGCGGTGCACAAAGTTGCGGACTTTTCGCGGATCGAGGGTTGA
- a CDS encoding YbdD/YjiX family protein, which produces MSRSRAPFLARLLAHLARMGRAMVGMPDYEAYCRHMADRHPDRVPMDRKAFFRERQQARYGGKQGGRCC; this is translated from the coding sequence ATGAGCCGGTCCCGCGCCCCTTTCCTTGCGCGACTTTTGGCCCATCTGGCGCGCATGGGCAGGGCGATGGTCGGCATGCCCGATTACGAGGCCTATTGCCGCCACATGGCCGATCGGCACCCTGACCGGGTGCCGATGGACCGCAAGGCCTTCTTCCGCGAGCGGCAACAGGCGCGTTACGGAGGGAAGCAGGGGGGGCGCTGCTGCTGA
- a CDS encoding carbon starvation CstA family protein, with amino-acid sequence MIRHLPWLALALVGLAALSYLAVARGEHVNALWIVVASVCCFLAAYRFYAQFIAKVVLKLDPARPTPAVRRADGLDYVATDKTTLFGHHFAAIAGAGPLVGPVLAAQMGYLPGTLWIVGGVVLAGAVQDFLVLFLSMRRDGKSLGEMVRMEMGEVAGTIALVGTFMIMVIILAVLALIVVKALAASPWGMFTVGATVPLALFMGIYSRWIRPGRIGEVSVLGLIGLLAALVAGQPVAASATLAPWFTYTPVQICWILIAYGAVASLVPVWLLLAPRDYLSTFLKIGTIAALAVGIVIMAPDLRMPAVTQFINGGGPVWSGGLFPFLFITIACGAVSGFHALIASGTTPKLIASEADAPLIGYGAMLAEAFVAIMALVGASIIQPGIYFTMNSPASLIGTDAQSAAAAVSAMGFAITPAQIAQVTRDIGETTILSRAGGAPTLAVAMAEIFSHVVGGSMMKAFWYHFAILFEALFILTAVDAGTRAGRFMLQDLLARAVPPFTRLPGMVQGLVATGLCVAAWGWFLYQGVTDPMGGVNTLWPIFGISNQMLAAVALLLASTVLLRMKRERYVWVSLLPTFWLLVCTLYAGGLKLLSADPKVGFLAHAARFSAALGEGKVLSPAKSVAQMHQIVFNDRVDAALCALFLAVVGAILVAAVRTGMTALRSPVPTMHEIGAGAVLESHA; translated from the coding sequence GTGATCAGGCATCTGCCGTGGCTGGCATTGGCCCTCGTTGGGCTGGCAGCGTTGTCTTACCTCGCGGTGGCGCGAGGGGAGCATGTTAATGCGCTGTGGATCGTGGTGGCATCGGTTTGCTGTTTCCTCGCTGCCTACCGTTTTTATGCGCAATTCATCGCCAAGGTCGTCCTCAAGCTCGATCCGGCGCGTCCCACCCCTGCCGTGCGGCGGGCGGACGGGCTCGACTATGTCGCGACCGACAAGACCACCCTGTTTGGTCATCACTTTGCCGCGATTGCCGGGGCAGGGCCGCTGGTCGGCCCGGTGCTGGCTGCACAGATGGGCTATCTGCCCGGTACGCTGTGGATCGTGGGCGGGGTCGTGCTGGCAGGCGCGGTCCAGGATTTCCTCGTGCTGTTCCTCTCGATGCGCCGTGACGGCAAGTCGCTGGGCGAGATGGTGCGCATGGAAATGGGCGAAGTGGCCGGGACCATCGCGCTCGTGGGCACGTTCATGATCATGGTGATCATTCTGGCGGTGCTGGCGCTGATCGTGGTCAAGGCTCTTGCGGCCAGTCCCTGGGGTATGTTCACGGTCGGGGCGACGGTTCCGCTCGCGCTGTTCATGGGTATCTATTCGCGTTGGATCCGGCCCGGTCGGATCGGCGAGGTTTCGGTGCTGGGCCTGATCGGCCTGCTTGCCGCGCTTGTTGCCGGTCAGCCGGTCGCCGCGTCGGCAACGCTGGCCCCGTGGTTCACCTATACGCCGGTCCAGATCTGCTGGATCCTCATCGCCTATGGCGCGGTGGCCAGCCTCGTTCCGGTCTGGCTGCTGCTCGCCCCGCGCGACTATCTCTCCACGTTCCTCAAGATCGGCACGATTGCCGCGCTAGCCGTGGGGATCGTGATCATGGCCCCCGACCTGCGGATGCCGGCGGTGACCCAGTTCATCAATGGTGGCGGGCCGGTGTGGTCGGGCGGGCTGTTCCCGTTCCTGTTCATCACCATCGCCTGCGGGGCCGTGTCGGGTTTCCACGCGCTGATTGCCAGTGGAACGACGCCCAAGCTGATCGCCAGTGAAGCGGATGCGCCGCTCATCGGCTATGGCGCGATGCTGGCCGAGGCTTTCGTCGCGATCATGGCGCTGGTGGGAGCCAGCATCATCCAGCCGGGCATCTATTTCACGATGAACAGCCCGGCCTCGCTGATCGGCACCGATGCGCAGAGCGCGGCGGCGGCGGTGAGCGCGATGGGCTTTGCCATTACGCCTGCCCAGATCGCGCAAGTGACCCGCGACATCGGCGAGACGACGATCCTCTCGCGTGCGGGCGGCGCGCCGACGCTGGCAGTCGCCATGGCCGAAATCTTTTCGCACGTCGTGGGCGGCTCGATGATGAAGGCCTTCTGGTATCACTTCGCCATCCTGTTCGAGGCGCTGTTCATCCTGACGGCGGTTGACGCGGGGACTCGCGCCGGGCGGTTCATGTTGCAGGATCTGCTCGCGCGGGCGGTGCCCCCGTTCACGCGGCTGCCGGGCATGGTGCAGGGCCTCGTGGCCACGGGCCTGTGCGTCGCTGCGTGGGGCTGGTTCCTCTATCAGGGGGTGACCGATCCGATGGGCGGGGTGAACACGCTCTGGCCGATCTTCGGTATCTCCAACCAGATGCTGGCGGCGGTGGCCCTGCTGCTGGCAAGCACGGTGCTCTTGCGGATGAAGCGCGAGCGCTATGTCTGGGTGAGCTTGCTGCCCACGTTCTGGCTGCTGGTCTGCACGCTCTATGCAGGCGGGCTCAAGCTGCTGTCGGCCGATCCCAAGGTCGGCTTCCTGGCCCACGCCGCGCGTTTTTCGGCGGCGCTGGGCGAGGGCAAGGTTCTTTCGCCGGCCAAGTCGGTCGCGCAGATGCACCAGATCGTGTTCAACGACCGGGTCGACGCCGCGCTTTGCGCGCTGTTCCTCGCGGTGGTGGGCGCCATTCTGGTCGCTGCGGTGCGTACCGGCATGACCGCCCTGCGCAGCCCCGTGCCCACCATGCACGAGATCGGCGCGGGTGCCGTGCTTGAAAGTCACGCATGA